TATCGGTTCAGATTCGTAAGCAATTAGATTCAAACTTGTTTTTTCAACTTTATTTATTGCCGGGGAGAAATCCACAATGCCTTCCGGGTTCAATTTTGGTATTTTCTGGCAATCGCATTGCTTTACTGCCGCGAGTATTATCTTGTTCCACCTTTCCAGCTTAGCTTTTATTTTTGGCTCAGGAATCCTTAGCATGGTTCTTTCGGTTACTACCGGGGTTATCTCATCCACGCCTACTTCTGTGGCTTTTTCAAGCATAAATTCAAATCTTTCCATATTTATAAGCGCTGGAAATATATGGACAGAATACTTTTTTTCTTTATAAATTATTTCTTTTAAAATATCACCCGCTATTGAAAAACTATCAATGTCTTTAATAACGGCCTGATAATGCCTGCGATTGCCGTCAAAAATGTTAATGATTTCGCCCGGCTTAACGCGAAGGACTTTGGTCAGGTGCCAGATTTCGCTTGAATTGCGTATGACGAACTTATGTTGGGTAATATCTTCCGGTAAGACTAGGTACTGAGGCATTTCTTCCTACTTAATACCCCATGCTATGCGCTTGGAAGCATATGGGGTATCTTCCCTATTTATTCAGCGTTCTATTGAATTCCCGGAGAATTTCTTTTTGAAGTTCTGTAAGCTTTGTAGGCACGTCTATTATTACCTGGACATAAAAGTCGCCCTGTTTTTCAGTATGAACGTTAGGCATCCCTTTTTCTTTTATACGGAAATTTTTATTTGACTGCGTGCCTGGCGGAATTTTCATCCTAAGTTTATCTTCGAAAGTCGGTACGTCCGCTTCGCCGCCGAGCGCCGCGATTGGAAAGGGTATTTTTACTTCGGTATATAAATCATCGCCTTTACGCTCGAAATTATTATCAGGCTGAACCCTGATTGAAACATAAAGGTCGCCTCCGGGGCCACCCCGCTCGCCGGCTTCGCCTTTGCCACGCACTCTTATGCTGGTGCCGTTATCAACACCTTTTGGAATTTTTACGGTTATCTGTTCGCTCTTTCTTACTTTTCCCCTGCCTTTACAATCGCCGCAGGGTATTTCTATAATTTCGCCTTCGCCATGACATTTCTGGCAGGGCTGGGAAAAAGTAAAATAGCCGCCCATAGAAGCTGTCTGCTGGCCTGTGCCCCTGCAAACCGGGCATATTTTTTTTGTGGTTCTGGGTTCTGCGCCTGTCCCCTTGCAGGTGTTACAGGTTTCTGTTTTATAGTACTGAATAGGTTTTTCTACGCCTTTATATGCTTCTTCAAGAGTTACTGTCTGGGGAATTTCAAGGTCAGAACCGCGGCCCGGGCCTTTTCTTGAACGTCCGGCAGACCTGCCGGAGCTATTTCCAAAAAAATCAAATATGGTGCCGAAGAAATCTTCATTGCCGCCGCGGCCGCCTCCCATATCGTGAAATATATTGTCAAAATTTACCCCGCGGAATATATCTTCGTTGGTATAGTTCCCGTCTATACCGGCATGGCCGTATTGGTCATAAAGTTTGCGCTTATTGTCGTCAAAAAGCACCGCATAGGCCTCAGTAATCTCTTTGAACCTTTCCCGGGCTTCTTCTTTTTTATCAGGAGCAACCCGGTCCGGGTGATACTGGACTGCAAGCTTTCTGTAAGCCTGTTCTATCTCGGTTTTCTGGGCAGTTTTCGCAATGCCCAGAACTTCATAATAATCTTTTTTTGTGCTCATTCCTTCCTTACTAATACCCCATGTTATGCGCTAGGAAGCATATGGGGTAATTACTTATTTTCCTTCTTTGAACTCAGCGTCGA
Above is a genomic segment from Elusimicrobiota bacterium containing:
- a CDS encoding 16S rRNA (uracil(1498)-N(3))-methyltransferase, which codes for MPQYLVLPEDITQHKFVIRNSSEIWHLTKVLRVKPGEIINIFDGNRRHYQAVIKDIDSFSIAGDILKEIIYKEKKYSVHIFPALINMERFEFMLEKATEVGVDEITPVVTERTMLRIPEPKIKAKLERWNKIILAAVKQCDCQKIPKLNPEGIVDFSPAINKVEKTSLNLIAYESEPIDNSLKSALSTYKPINFSTVNLFLGPEGGFTEKEINLAKENAFKIFSLGQNILRAETAAIACLSIIHSELGC
- the dnaJ gene encoding molecular chaperone DnaJ, encoding MSTKKDYYEVLGIAKTAQKTEIEQAYRKLAVQYHPDRVAPDKKEEARERFKEITEAYAVLFDDNKRKLYDQYGHAGIDGNYTNEDIFRGVNFDNIFHDMGGGRGGNEDFFGTIFDFFGNSSGRSAGRSRKGPGRGSDLEIPQTVTLEEAYKGVEKPIQYYKTETCNTCKGTGAEPRTTKKICPVCRGTGQQTASMGGYFTFSQPCQKCHGEGEIIEIPCGDCKGRGKVRKSEQITVKIPKGVDNGTSIRVRGKGEAGERGGPGGDLYVSIRVQPDNNFERKGDDLYTEVKIPFPIAALGGEADVPTFEDKLRMKIPPGTQSNKNFRIKEKGMPNVHTEKQGDFYVQVIIDVPTKLTELQKEILREFNRTLNK